A window of Arcobacter acticola genomic DNA:
AGCTGTTGATGGTAAAGTTATGAATGGTAGTAGTGTAAATGCAAAACAATCAACACAAGTACTAAATGCAGTATTAGCAAATAGTGGAATAATATTAGCTCATAAAAAATTGTAGAAAAATCAAATGAAGTACCCGCATTAAGAGAACTTATTGATGAATTAGATGATAGCTTTATATATACCTTTGATGCTATGAATAGTAAAAAAAACACTTGATAAAATTGAAAAGACAAATGATAATAAGTATTATTCTAAATTAAAAGGAAATCAAAAAAAGCTTTTGCAAAAAGCTATTAAAATATCCGATACACAAATACCTACAGATATCTATATATCTTCGTTAAAACAAGAAAGTAAATATCTTGTTCAAAGAAAAGTGTCTACTTTTACAAATGATAGTTGCTTTTACCATAATGGAATGACACATATAAAAACTATAATTAAAATTGATAAAACAATATACTCAAATAATAAAAAAACAGGTGAGATAAAAGAAATAGTAACAACATCATTTGCAATTGCAAACTTTAAAAATAGTGCAGAATTTTTCCATAATCTTCAACTCAATCATTGGAAAGTGGAGACAATGCACTTTTATAAAGATAAATCACTTTATGAAGATTTACATACTGCAAATATAAATCCAATGACTATGACAATATTAAGAAGCTTTGTTATAAATATTCTACACCTAAATAAAGTTAAATCTATCAAAAATCAGTTATTAGAAAACAGATGGGATTTAGATACTACTTTAGGATTATTATTAAAAATTTGTTTTTAGTGGATTGGAGTATTTTTTTATCTCTAAAAATTAACCAAAAGTGAATTATTATTTATAAATGCTATAATAAAAGCTATTTAATAATTTATCAAATACTACAAAAGGTTATATATGAATTATGTTTACAAAAGAATTTATCTATTAATACTTCTTGTTGGTATATTAAGTAGTTTAATCTTTGGTTACCATACATATACTAACAATCTAGAAAAAGAACAAATTCAATTTAACTCCCTTACAAAAAAAGTTATCCAACAAATCAATAATAGAATGGCTACATATAGAGAAATCCTATACAGTGGAGTGAGCTTCTTCGAAGCTTCACATCATGTTTCAAGAGATGAGTGGCATATTTTTGTAAATAAACTTCAATTAAAAGAACTTTTCCCTGGAATTCAAGGATTAGGTTATAGTTTAGTTTTAAGAGAAAATGAATTAGAAAAAAATATGCAAGACATCCAAGCAGAAGGATTCCCTAATTATAAAATAAAACCAGAAGGAAAAAGAGACTTATATACATCAATAATCTATCTTGAACCCTTTGATCAAAGAAACCAAAGAGCGTTTGGTTACGATATGTTTTCTGAAGAAAATCGTCGTAATGCCATGAGTAGATCTATAGAATTAGGATTACCTTCCTTATCTAATAAAGTAAGATTAGTTCAAGAAAATGGAAAAGATGAACAATCTGGTTTTTTATTATATACGCCTCACTATAAGAAAAATTATCCTTTAGAAAATAAAGAACAAAGATATGAAGCTATTGAAGGTTTTGTTTATGCAGTTTTTCGTACAAAAGATTTTATTCATGGAGCAGTTGGTGACTCTCTTGAAATGCTTGATATAAAAATGTATGATGGAAAAGAAAAAAATGAAAACTCACTTTTACTAAATTCAAATACCAAAACAGAAGAAAATAAAACATTTAATAAAACTGTTCAAGTAGAACTTGATGGTCATATTTGGACATTTGAAATTACTGCAAAAGATTCATTTTTAGACAATCAACAAAATATATATTCATTGATTTTTACTTTATTAGGTTTTGCAATTACTTTTTTAATAGCATTACTTGTAAAAAGACAAGGTGAAATTGAAGTTCTAAAAGATGATGCATTATTAAATGTATCCCAAGGAGTAATGGTTACAAACAGCTATAAAGAAATTATTTATGCAAATAAGGCATTTGAAAAACTAACTGGTTATAAAAGAGAATCAATATACGGACAAAAACCTAACTTTTTACAAGGTAAAGATACGGACATAGAATCTATTGTTTTTATAAAAGAAAATCTTAAAAAACTAATTCCTTTTGAATGTGAACTTTTAAATTATAGAAAAGATGGCACAACATTTTGGAACCGTTTATCAGTAACTCCTATT
This region includes:
- a CDS encoding CHASE domain-containing protein, translated to MNYVYKRIYLLILLVGILSSLIFGYHTYTNNLEKEQIQFNSLTKKVIQQINNRMATYREILYSGVSFFEASHHVSRDEWHIFVNKLQLKELFPGIQGLGYSLVLRENELEKNMQDIQAEGFPNYKIKPEGKRDLYTSIIYLEPFDQRNQRAFGYDMFSEENRRNAMSRSIELGLPSLSNKVRLVQENGKDEQSGFLLYTPHYKKNYPLENKEQRYEAIEGFVYAVFRTKDFIHGAVGDSLEMLDIKMYDGKEKNENSLLLNSNTKTEENKTFNKTVQVELDGHIWTFEITAKDSFLDNQQNIYSLIFTLLGFAITFLIALLVKRQGEIEVLKDDALLNVSQGVMVTNSYKEIIYANKAFEKLTGYKRESIYGQKPNFLQGKDTDIESIVFIKENLKKLIPFECELLNYRKDGTTFWNRLSVTPILDEKNNIKRYIGIQNDITEKKILEKDMLFEKKLIENILNNTNAIIALIDMKGVMIKLNEYGKKFVGHTQEEISAEPYFWKKFIPEDMREKVANIIKEAKKII